GAAAGGAAGGCCTGCTCACACAGCCCTGACGTGGTGAAAGTCAGGGAAAGGCAGATTTGTCACAACAAACGAATGGTAACAACAACTAACGGagaaagaggggaaaaaaacaaggaaacaaaaaaagaaaggagaaGAGTGATGGCTAAGGGGAGAAAAGAAAGCTGAAGGGgaacaatgccccccccccccaggatgccGCTTATACACCAGTGTTCCCCTGTCTATGGGGACCCATGGatggtccatatttttgctccatctcagctcccagccaataaagacaccgaatacctggtacaggtgtgttggaaactgggagggagcaaaaatgtgggctgtctggggatCCCACAGGACAGTTTTGAGAAACATTGCTCTAGACGGCGATGGCACAATGCGGCAGCCGTGCTGCTCCAAAGCATCTCCTTTTCTCACTCATCACCCAGAAATATAAAAACTGTGAAAACCGACGAGACGACTGCGGCACGATGTATTAATCCGGAGGCCATCGTCCGACTTGAGGCAGACTTTAGTACATCAGTACTGTCACAGCAGACAGGCACCGTGATGATGGACATTTCGTGTCTGGCTAGAGGCCGCATGCGCAGACTGTCCCCACCGTTCATGCACCGAGCTGTCGGCCGTTATCTGTGCTCCCTGTCTTTTCCTCAGGTTAAAAACAGAATTGCATCTCTGCGGCTCTCAGTGCTGGAGATTGTGCCACTTTTTACAGTGTGTGAAACGTGGGATTGAGgcagcttcctgtcccatctGCCAAACGCCCAATCTATTACCAGCAGGACAATAGGAAAAACACAAGCATCCTGTCAAATCCCAGCTGTTGGACCATCATGCACGTTGGTTTAAAACAAAcagaagtaaataaataaatactctGCAAAGCTGTCTTTGATACCTTGCCTCAGTGTGTAGGTTTGTACTTGACTAGTAGATTTTCTAGGAGAGCCTGGTTAGGGGCCCTGATGGAGCAAAGAGTTAGTCTCTAGTTACagaatttagaatttagtgattaattgtcattgttgacacacctcAGCActgtgcacaacaacgaaatgtgttctctacatttaacccatatgtgacaatgtgacatagcagggggcagctaattcagcgcctggggagcagcgcttgggggcggtaccttgctcagggtaccatgctggtcggggattcgaacctgcaacctttcaatCACCAGTGCGCTttcctaaccattaagccaccactgcccacaaagACTGTGTCTCACTGTATTGCTCAGGCTGCACTACAGTGTCTATTTACGGGCACGATCACACTACTGAGTGGCACGGGGGCTTTGACCTGCTCTGTTTCTGACCTGGGCCGGTTCACCCCTCCTTAGACGACCTGGTGGTCCCGGGCTCCCCCAGGAGCACCATATCGGTGCCGAACTTAGTGCGGACACCCGATCCACGGCAGCCCAGACCCCTGAGCTCAGGCGGTCCGCCAGCCTCACCCTCCCAGTAGCTTGGATGGCAGGCACACGCCACCGCACCCGGCAGTTTTAGGTCAGTTACAGGCAATCCAGTCCTGAGCAGTGTCCTTAGctcttcccataatgcactgcaaTAAAACCCCTGACGGCAGCCAGAATACAAAGACCTGACTTGAGGGCAACagcggtggtggtgggggggggggggggactgagatCCTGATAGATATACCATCAAGCTTGTAGTTTTCCCTGGGTTGGGAATGAAAAAGGAAGAGGGCAGGGTGGAGCGGGGTCGTTGACCCTGAAGGTCAGACGACTGATGCTGTCAGACTGTCGCCCAGGAAGTGAATGTGTTCTGTCATCTATCGGTCAATCATTAACACAGCCTGCGTCAGCGGGGACAGTCCACTGATAGCTCAGCGATTTTGGTAAAGAAAAAGACAACAGCACAACCCCCACCCAAAATCCTAAGGgcacaaaaacacagacaagcCTGACAAGTCAATACCTCCAAAACACGGACAGGCTTTTCATCGTAATGACCTCTGCTTCTCCCAGGACAGTGCGCACTCATCACATTCAGGGAATTCTCTCAGTCCCGAAGGGTACCAAACACATATGCTAGCTATGTCATTGCATGGCAgcaccactagggggcaaaACTTCACTTCTCCACACAATACCGGTTCAGCGCACTCGCAGAAGGCGGACCCTTTATTTAAACAATCAGCTCTGGCTACCAGAACACATTGTCTGGATCCACCATTCAGAATGAGCAAGGCAAATAATCATAATTACACATCAGCAAGACCTTGCTGCACAGCTACAGTATCACGCCGAAGTATCTGAGGCCTCGTAGGCACATTCGGAGAAAACGGGATCTGATCCACATGGATCAGCGGTAGCTGAGCAGCCACACCCGCCACCTGCGGTCACCGCAAGACGGTCGCTCAGTGAGATCTGTGACCTGATATCGAGTGTCTGATTGATTGTGACAGACAGGTGCGCTCTCAtatgggggggggatgggggatgtGTCGGGAGTGCTGCAGACTCCACATTCAAACCAGTCTGGATCGATTTCAGAGCAGGAACCTGACCAGAGGCGATCTTTCTCTGCGTCTGAACGGCGGCGGTGGTGCTGGGCACAGGTCGAGCCGTTCCCTGCGGCCGCAGTGATGAATGCGACATAAAGGATCTCATGTGTTCATGGGTGTCAcccctatggggggggggctgagcatGATCGATGGCCGCCTGGGAAGCGTAATCTATGCCGTCATCCAGCTCCATGACCCTCTTTTCCTCAGGCTCTCTGCAGGACACCCTAGGGGGCCTAGAGAAATGGCCAGGATGCAGTGAGGGGCAGCGAAAACAGCAGCCATCAGTTGACAGGAACTGGGATAGGATGACAGCGATTAGAGCTACAGAGGTCAGATTTAAAGGGACAAGGATGCCCCTGGGCACCTCCTGTCTTCCTTTTCTCTGACGATAACCACGGAAATGTGCCTCGAAGGGCCACAAACACTATGGTGATACGGGAACAAAGCCCACCATCAGAAGCTTGCAGGCTTAAATCCAACCGACAGTTTAACTGACCTGTTTAACCGACCCATGCACTTAACCTCAGTTTGCTCAGGTGGGAGGACAGGCAACGCGGTGTTGCCGTATAACTCAATCAAAGCCTTTGAGCTGTTAGACTAGCTGCTCTGTCGTTCACACAGAACAGAAAAGCCGGATCCTCAGAATTTAGCTGATAAACCTTATCTTtggttatatattttttaaaaatggacaATATTTAACTTCCCATATGGCAGCTTTTTGAATACCTGACCGACGGAGAATGCAGACACCAAGAACAATACCctatttgtttaattctgcCCACCTCTTGTggatggagtgggggggggggggtatgcctGTGAAATGTCCGTCCAGGACCACCCAGAACCCGGCTCAGTATTTGTTTAACCGGCAGAACATTCCAGCAGCCTATCACAATCATGCATTGCGTGTTGCCCCTGGCAACGAACCGCTGAGCTACGGGGGCTTATTGGGACCTCCGACGTCAAGCAGACGGGAATGGCTCTTGAACTGGGTTGCCATATCCCAGAATCCCCTGCTGTTCTGCAAGGTGCCCTTCGCACAGCTGGCAGGTGGACGGCACGGCGATGTGGACACTTGCATGTTACAGGGAGAGGATCTGCAACACCGAAACACACAGCTTCAGTCTCAGAGCAACGGTTAACTCTAATCTCTGCTATAACGACACGATTAAAATCACTTTAGCTCAAAAAAGGCAAGGTCGCCTGCTGCTGGTTTAACTGAAGCAGCCTGATTTCCCGCAGACACGTCAACGAGACTTAGCCAAGATTCCCACGGTTCTGCACCGCACGTGCAGCTCTATGGACGGGCGTGTTAATAATGGATTCTCACAACACATCTGACTAATTAGGGCCCCGCTCCGTCATCTGAAGGGCCACTTCCTTCCTTCAAAATGCTTCACGCACACACAATCGCACACGGATgtgcacacacaccattcagcgGAGCAGCAGTGACCCCACCCAGCATACTGTTCTCAATCCCCAACACGGATTTTCATTTAACACTCCTGTatactggggggaaaaaaggccCAACCTGTCCAACCTGTGATATTACCCCAGATGGCACTTTTCAAAAGTCCTGCCCCCCGCACACACTTCTCCCCGAGCAAACCTGTGTGTAAGAGACACAGCTGGACCGCGGACACCATTAAAATCTCATTAATCTCATCCTGTCTAGTTACGGCAATCCAGCTGTTTGCAAAGCATGATCTGAGCAATCCAAACACGATCACCTCAACTGTAATTTGCCGAAAAATACGTTCCTTGTTTTCagaattgttgtttttttgcctcccccccccctccccccaccccaccccccaaggttCTATTCACCACATGTCCACAACTGCGTCTCCGACATAATGGAGCAATTTTATACGAACACACAGATACAAACaccatttatgcaaatacaGAGAACAAAGGGAGGTCTTTAAAGGCAGACGCATGTTTTATGCATGCAAAAATCAAGGGATGTTTTGTAACAGAACTGACATCCATATTACATCAAGCTAAACCATCAGACAGAATGCTGCACAGATTCCAGCTCTCGACCACAGAACCGCTGGTACTGTTCCTATATGGTGgtctacacacatatatttttaatcatttcctacaaaacaaagcaaaagcacGCTCCCCAAAAAAATACAACCTTATGCATATAGAAAAACATAATCATGCTAACAGCCACAATATTTCTGACTTCAACTAATCTGTTGAGAAATTTAAATTAACCTGTGGGCTTGTTTATGAACATGAACTAACATTTAACTTAAAACCTACTGCCTTTAAATGTCCTCAGAGGTCAGTTAAATGTGCAATTTCTCCAAtcataagaaaaacaaaagttgCAGAACCGGTGGTTTTACATACTGACTTCTTAAATTATGAAAACCCACAGGCTTTGATGATTATGTGAAAGTCAGGTCACTGCACTTAACCACCTTTTGCCCTCCACGCCCAGAGCAGAAAAACTCATCCCTCAGTTGAAAAAACAGCCCGGAGATTTTCTAACAAAATGTCAACAAGTGGTTTATCGGAGTCATACGGGGAGCAAATTTGTTGGCTTTAAGCACCAGCCGGCCTGGTGCCTCTTATGTCTCACGCAACCAATAATTCATCATCATGGAGCGTGAAGTACCCTTcgaaaacaaataataaacacaTATCACATATTTTGTAAGGGTGACGTGCAGACTAGGTTCCGCATACAGGGGGAGATTTTTTAAACCTGTGTGGCGCCTTCAGCTACAAATGAAGCCATAAAGCTATTTGCTGCTCACATGTTGGATGAAAGCCTATTCAGACGCCTTACAAAAAGATGCAAATTTGGGAAAGGCGTCGAGCATTCGACTTCTCCGTTCTTCCTGTTAATCACGCCGTTTGTCCAAGACTCTCCTGCAGAGCGGCCACAATGTCTTGTAAGATATGGTTTCTGTTTTCTTTGGTTACCTAGAAAGAAATGGGAAATGCTGAAATGTATGCCTTGTCCAACATTGAATCCCATGTACTGTCCTTGTCTTAGAGTGCCTGGCTGGATCAAACCCCAGTATTGGTTGGACCAAACCATATCCTTCACTACCTGCGCATGACTGGAGGTCCTCACAGAGCAAAGTCAGAATGGCCAAAAAACAGAGTGGAGTGGTTGGTCGGTCATGTTCTGATACACATATGAGGTCCGGTGTGATCAGGAGCCAAAGCCTAACGCTGCATGACCCATATGAGCTGTCAACATCCCATAGAAGCGTCAGCCATTCAGACGTTCAACCAACCAGCTCCCACAAACCCACATCTGCAACTGCCAGCCCATGAAATAGTCAGAAGTGGCCGCCTGGTCTGTCTGCAGAGGAATGAGGATATGTGGTGAAACACAAATGCTTTTTCACTCCATTTCCCTGACAGTTATCTTGCCCGCAGACATCTGAACAGAGATGAAGTTGTTTGTTCACTGCTGGTAAGAGACTTCATGGGTCTCTCCATAACAATCGTGTAAATCTGCAGCGGGAAAGCCTGGAGGGTCAgatttttgatgttttttggcTGTACCTCAGCTCTTATTCGCCTTACTAGAATTAGTACCAGGACAGGACCTAAATTGACTTGAAGCTCCATATCGGGTGCCAGCAAAATCTCCAAAACCCTGTAGATGCAGAGACATTCATGGAAGTCCATCACAACCTAATTCCCCACTAGCTGTATTTTGACAGAATGACCCTTGATTAAATGTGAGTCCTGTTATCGCAAAATCAAGCTCTGAAGAACATGGAGACATCTGATAATGAGCAAAGCTCTCTAATGACACACTGGAATTTGGGCTTTCTACATTTCGTAAACCTGAAACCCCCAAATAAAATTAGAATTGAGCTATGAACCTCTGACCACTGTGGCAGCATCACATAAGAAAAACATTCATTATCAAAAGAACACCATTGACTGACAACCTTGACTAGGGACTTGTCACTGACTGTTTTGTAGCCTATGCTGTACCTGTGCACTACGATGACAAAACAATGACCATTTCTGGAGATCTGGCTCAAAATGCATTAACCATCAAAAGCCCAAATAACCTTCTAACACTGGATTAAGGCAGACAGTGGAAGCTGCACAAGTGCCTTTCTGCTGTTACTCCCCACAAAATACTACACATTTAAACAGCTACATAGGAGATCCGCAGGAGAAAGGGTAGAATCGAAGGTGCTCACAATGAAAAGTTTGACATCCGACCTGCTCCGCACCTCCTCCACCAGCCCCAACGGCCTGCCCTTCGGAGCAGGAATGGTGCCAAGGACGGGCCGCCCAGAACTGCCCAACATCTGCCTCACCGCCCGGATGAAATCCTGGCTGAAGAGCTCCATCTTCCCGATCTCGTCGATCACGAAGACTGCCCGGCCCCCGGGGCTCGCCTGCGGGGGTCCCAAGGAGGCGTGGAAGGTCAGCGGTGGACGGGAGGACTGACAGACAGCGTCATCACCACATGAGCACATGACGGTGGAACAGCGTGACCGTGAAGCATTAGACCGTAACAAACACGCTGCGCACTCCACAGACATTAAGATATGAACACGTCAGTGCTCACCAATGGCATGACTCAACACAAACAAAGAGGGAACATGCCACGTACGCACAGGCAAATGAGTCACCCCTTAGAAGACCCCACTCCCATCACCACCACTTAAGAGCTCAACCCCGCATTAATCACTGTGCAATTTTCTACTGTCAAGATGTCTTACTGCCTGTACATCACTGCTGCCCAGGATTAACGGTGAAAAGAAACGCgtatataacatgtctgtgaatCACCCGAAAGCAGCTCTCactttataaaataaaactccTAAAAGCTGGATAAAAGCTCAAAGTGCAGGTTGTTTGTATACCGGTggctgagttttttttttttattaaacacagGGAAAATGTTTTTGGAGGCTGAGGTTAGTAGAGCTTCTGTCCACACCCAACAGTGACTGGTGGGCATAAACatatcacattttaaaatattataatagTACATTTTTCCGAACAAGACAGAAAATGTGTTGTTTAACGActataaaattttatttcattatttattttatttttatttcaaagttaCTTGTTCCATAATTTAATCTCAAAAATAGAGGAGGTTTTACCAACCAGTCCAATAATAAAATGTTGGTACTGTTTTCTGTCTGTAacggtgtttcccaacccagtccatgGGGATtcctagacagtccacatttttgcttcctcacaGCACCCAGCCAATCAAGAGCACCTGGTAAGGGTACAATGGGAGATGGGAGGGATCGAAACTGTGGGTACCTGGGTTCAGAAACGCCGGTCTAGAATTATGGCAAGTCCACGACAGGCAAGCTCAACCGTGGTTTTACTGCTGGGATGGTCTGAGGGAGAGAACCTAGAGTGGACTTACGTTTCTGAAAAGTGGAAGTGCCAAGCTTTCAAAAGACACCAGATCTACCAGATACTGGCCAACCCTGTGCTCGCGTCGTCCTGCAGACGAGCCAGACGAACACCTGGGGGAAGCAAGCACAGCGTGAAGGTCAACCAAGCTGAAAGGAAAGCTCTGTCGGAGACAAAAACAGTAGCAAAGGAGAAAGGGAAGGTACCCAATTCTGGAGAGGATCCCTCTCTTTCCTGTCACAGAGACAACATCAAATCCAACTCTTCTCCCTCCTTCCCTGACCTCCTCGGTGTAAAAGCCTTCAACAGCCACTCCAGATGATGTCAGGGCTTCACAGGCCTTCTGGACCAAGGTGGTTTTACCCACacctaaataaaacaaacacgccataaaaaaatatatatcacatttaaTGCAGTCACATGGCTGTTGTACAATTTTATCCAAGATGAGTCACATGACTTAGAATATCCAATTTTGATATATCGGCCCAGCTGTATATTTTTACTGCTGCCTGGGAGATGCTCCAGTTAAAAGATGGACGGGCGGGCGGACGAGCGGACTGATACTTTTACTTACATACTTCAGGTTAAATAACCAGGAAGTTTATTTTAAAGACACAGATGACTTTTTCATCAGCCACTGTATAAAATGTTACTGGAAACAGCAAATACTGTATTTATCAACATTGTCTGCCATAcactaaaactaaaaataagTCATTATTTTGTTACTGCTTATTCGTGATGATGGCAGTGTTTGCATCTTAGACCTGATATCAGGAAAGGTCACCTGTCAACACAAGTCGACAAATAGAGAACCTAATTGAAATATTTCAGATAGGAATCGACACCATTTCTGGATGGAATCCGTGCAATCCAGACCACTGGTGCCGGCTACACGGCGGCACAATAAACAACGCCTGTCCGCGCTGGCGGCACGCTAATCACGTACTGCTTCCAGAAATAACTTTCAGCTGAACTGTCATTTTCCAGCATCAACGTGTCATAATGCTGCCTTTGATTCGCCTGAGAGGGTCCAAAACGGAAACCAGCATCGACCACAAGTCAAAAGGGAGATAAACCCAGATCACAATGCTAAGATACCAATGTGACAGCGATAGCAACAGTACAAAAACACTTTCCGTGGCTGCCGTCAGAGCTGGGGGAGAGACAAGCAGATAAGGGAACTAAAAGGATTCCAGTCTGCGATTATTGCACAACTCATGTCTACAGTTTACAGCTAGTGTCAACAATGAGCAAGGTATGATTGGAAGCCAGAGTATAGTCACCTGTCTTCCAAACTGAGTggatttaaatgttaaaaatatttaaacttATAGTATTTAAGATTACAAATGCAAGGTTATTAAGCAAGTTCACTTAGCTTTTTTTCTCCATAAGGAAATTACATTTGTTACAGGTCACTCACTGGAAGCTTAGCCTAGTAGCACTAAGTTGGCTGAGTGACAGCTGCATGCTTGTTATGTGTTATGCGTCTTTTGTCACTTCTGGACAAAAGCATTTGCTCAGTAAATGTAAAGATTTGAAATATCTTAGTTTCTTGTTGTGCAGATGGGTTTTCTCTGACTCTGTCAGGTTCCCTTTCCAAAGGGAATGGCAGAGGTAGCCAGTAACACTGATGGCGTAGAAAAATCTTTTTGTCAAGAGTGATCCAGAATTCTCTAACTCGTGCAACTGATCACACTAGCAAATAACTGCCCACCAATCTGGTGGGAATGAACATGCATTGGTTTTCATTACTGTGGTGATATCAGAGCCTTTCGCACAACACACAGGGCACAATGTAGGGCACATCTGAGACAaaatgccagttcatcacagaaAGCATGCAGTCATACTCCATCAAATGACAGGGCCAATTCAGAGACACCTATCTACCCTGGCACTGTTGGAGCAAACTGTGAAATAAGCTGGcaaagaaacacacaaacataggGACTGTATGGACTCAGGACACAGGAGCAGAATGATGCCTTTTCAGGTGTCACAGGTCAACTGATACATTCTCCCTATGTAGCGGCACACAATTGTTCCATACTTTGATAAAGGCAAATACAATATTTGTGAGCTGGATTTAAAGGATTTTTtacaggatttaaaaaaatatttccatacctATTTCAGTTATCTTCCCTCAACCTGTCAGTCTGATTAGTGAGATGTCTACTGGTCCTTAAACGTCCACTCCAATGGACCATCGTTAACATTAATACAACGCTATTAACCGCGACATATTCTAACCCACAATAATGTTAGTGGCGCTCGCGCTGGTAACTCCTGAAAAATCGAGCGCGAGCGAAGTTGTCATGTCTTAACGCTGGCTAATAGCTGAAGTCAAGTAATAAACGTAACCGACGTTATATCTCTTTTGGTTAATTAATCAGAAACAAAATCCCAAAGAGcaaaatgaattgaaataagTCTGGTGCTACAGCTAAAACATGTTAACGTCACTCAGAAGACTCATACACGTGCATACATCTTCTAAACGCTTATCCTGGTCTTGGTTAGGGGGAATCAAACATGTGCGTTCAGTAAAGCCTGGGTACAGTCTCTCCATAAACCACGGGAGGATCGTATTTACCAGGGGGTCCCGTCAGAAAAACGTGCTTAAACATTCCCGTCACCCAAGTCGCTGCCGCCACTGCTCCTTCCCGGAAGTGCAATGCGCGGCCGCACCGGCGGATCTATCGGGGGCGCGCGCGTACACATTTTCCTCGTGCTAACTGTTGTAggttgtatttttcttttcgaATACGCAGGTTAAGGATTTTCTCATAAGTACACTATGATATATCTCAGCTGCAGTATTGAGTACTTCGTGTGTTTTATAGTTACAATAATAGGAAATCGTTTTCCAAGACATATTTCCTAAATTACTGTCAACTCCTTTTCCTATGAATTGTTTGATTATTGCAAGTAGTCACGTGCAATTATGTACAAGTATGGAAcaattattttagttttcagGTACCAAACTTTAAAATTGTGCATAGTAAtatattgtatgtatatttcaatgATAAAATTCAACGTTTGTATTATTGAAATTAAGATGCTCAGTATTCTGTCAGCGTGAACTATACATGTTTAATCAGAAACAAGCTTTCAAATCAAAACAAggaaatttaattatttacaacCCCTTAGATAATTTAGGCCAGTACCATACCTGTAGTATTTCATATCAATGTCCTTGAATTCCATCAGCATAAAATAGATAAATAGACACTTGTAGAAGATGAGAAATCCATTACTTGAGACTTGGTGTATTTTGAGTAAAAATTCCAACAACTTAATCTCAACAGTACATTCACCATATAGTTCTATTCATATTATACTAATTCATTCGGGAAAATGCTTCCATCACAAACCAGAAAGCAGATTTCTTACAGTAATAAAATATCTAATAAAACAATTCAGTATCCATGTTTATTAACGCAAAGACAATAACTGAAGTGATGCTGGTCATCAATTTAATATTTGTAGCAAGGGCTTGTTAAACCGATCAAATACAATGACCACAAACAAACAGGAAGAAGTCAAAACAGTCTCAAAGAGTATATCCTGGGAGCTTATTAACTATGAGTTCTGAGACATGGTGGTATTCGCTAACAAATCCCAGCGAGCCAAGGGCATCTTCCATTTCCTCGTCTTCGAGATCAATTGAGGTCACCTTTGGGTCAGGTGAGGGAATAGATTCCGAATTGTCAGTGGGTACGGAGGAGTCTACCATCGATGGGGTGTCTCTGGAGCATCTGGTGAGCTGGG
The nucleotide sequence above comes from Paramormyrops kingsleyae isolate MSU_618 chromosome 3, PKINGS_0.4, whole genome shotgun sequence. Encoded proteins:
- the ntpcr gene encoding cancer-related nucleoside-triphosphatase isoform X1, which codes for MFKHVFLTGPPGVGKTTLVQKACEALTSSGVAVEGFYTEEVREGGRRVGFDVVSVTGKRGILSRIGCSSGSSAGRREHRVGQYLVDLVSFESLALPLFRNASPGGRAVFVIDEIGKMELFSQDFIRAVRQMLGSSGRPVLGTIPAPKGRPLGLVEEVRSRSDVKLFIVTKENRNHILQDIVAALQESLGQTA
- the ntpcr gene encoding cancer-related nucleoside-triphosphatase isoform X2 is translated as MFKHVFLTGPPGVGKTTLVQKACEALTSSGVAVEGFYTEEVREGGRRVGFDVVSVTGKRGILSRIGCSSGSSAGRREHRVGQYLVDLVSFESLALPLFRNASPGGRAVFVIDEIGKMELFSQDFIRAVRQMLGSSGRPVLGTIPAPKGRPLGLVEEVTKENRNHILQDIVAALQESLGQTA